The Ferrovibrio sp. MS7 sequence AATAGTGGCCGGAAATGAAGTCGACGCTGCCATTCTTCAAGGAAGGCTCGCGCAGCGGCGGCGCCAGGTTCACCGACGTGACCTTGCTCTTGTCGATGCCGGTCTTGGCGGCGAAGGCCGGGAACAGCTTGAAGGAGGCGTCAAACACCGGCGCGCCAAGCTTCTTGCCTTCCAGGTCCTTCGGCGTCTTGATGCCTGAGGACTTCAGCGCGTAGACGCCGAAGGGCGGGGCGTCATACGCCATCATCACCGCCTTCACCTGCTTGTCGGGGTTGGCGACATTGTACTCGATCAGCGCGTTCACATCGGCGAAGCCCATCTCATAGGCGCCGGTGGCAACGCGCTGCAGTGCACCGGCCGAGCCCTGGCCGGCATCCAGCGTCACGTCCAGACCCTCGGCTTTGTAGTAGCCCTTCTGATCGGCATAGAGGAACGCCGAGGTCGGGCCCTGGAAGGCCCAGTCGAGGGTGAACTTGAATTTGGTTTGCGCTTCGGCAGGGCCGGTGGCGCCAAGGGCCAGGCCAAGGCCGAGCACGGCCGCCGAAAGCTTGAACATGGTGGTCATTGCGAGAGGTCTCCCCGTGGATAAAGCCGCAGCCCTGACGAATCCCCCAGGCACCGCGCTAACCACAGTTTATGCCGCTGTAATATCGGGCGCCAAGGTGGAATCGATCCGGCCTGGGGATAAGTGTATGCAAATCCAGGACCACTCCGTGCACGGCAGTCCGGGGACGGGGGAGTCCGGCATTCTACCGCTGGCCGTTCCGGCCCTGCCCAACCCTTGGGCCGGCTGCCCAAAACCGCGCCATGATAGCGACAATTGGGACATTGTTGCGGTTGCCTGGGGGCGAGGCCCGGCGTAATGTCCCGGCGCCTGTTAACCCAAGACATTGTGGAGTCGTTTCCATGCCGTTTCTGTCCGAGGCACTCGGTCGGATCAAGCCGTCCGCCACCATCGCCGCCACCCAGAAGGCGCGCGCGCTCAAGGCCGCCGGCCGTGACGTGATCGGTCTTGGGGCCGGTGAGCCCGATTTCGATACGCCCGAGAATATCCGCATCGCCGCCAAGGCCGCCATCGACCGTGGCGAGACCCGTTATACCGACGTCGACGGCACCGCGGCGCTGAAGCAGGCAATTGCCGCCAAGTTCAAGCGCGAGAACGGCCTCGACTACAAGCCGGAGCAGATCAGCGTTGGCACCGGCGGCAAGCAGGTGCTGTTCAACGCCCTGCTCGCCACCGTGAACCCTGGTGACGAGGTGATCATCCCGGCGCCCTACTGGGTGAGCTATCCGGATATCGTGAATTTCGCCGGTGGCACCCCGGTGGCGCTGCCAACCACCGCCGAGCATGGCTTCAAGGTGCAGGCCGCCGATCTGGACAAGGCGATCACGCCCAAGACCAAGTGGCTGATCCTGAATTCGCCCTCCAACCCGTCTGGCGCCGCCTATACCCGCGACGAGCTGAAGGCGTTGACCGATGTGCTGCTGAAGCACCCGCATGTCTGGATCCTCACTGACGACATGTATGAGCATCTGGTCTACGACAACTTCGTGTTCACCACGCCGGCCCAGGTCGAGCCCAAGCTCTATGACCGTACGCTGACCATGAACGGTGTGTCGAAGTCCTATTGCATGACCGGCTGGCGCATCGGCTATGCCGCCGGCCCGGTGCAGCTGATCAAGGCGATGGGCAGCCTGCAGTCGCAGTCGACGTCCAACCCGTCGTCGATCAGTCAGGCGGCCGCCGTCGAGGCGCTGAACGGCCCGCAGGACTTCATCCCGAAGAACAACGCCGTGTTCAAGGCGCGCCGCGACCTGGTGGTGAGCATGCTGAACCAGGCCAAGGGCATCACCTGCCCGAAGCCGGAAGGCGCCTTCTACGTCTACCCGAGCTGCGCCGGCACCATCGGCAAAACCTCGGCCGGCGGCGTGAAGATCAATAACGACGAGGATTTCTGCAACGCGTTGCTGGAAGAGGCGGGCGTGGCGGTGGTGTTCGGCGCGGCCTTCGGCCTCAGCCCGCATTTCCGCATCTCCTACGCCACCTCCACCGAGGTGTTGAAGGATGCCTGCACGCGTATCCAGGACTTCTGCTCGAAGCTCACTTGATCGCACTTCACCCCCATAGCAACGGGCCGGCTGCCGCAGCGGCAGGCGGCCCGTTTTTAGTGACCGCCGTCACGCGGCGGCGTCGCGGGCGCGGTTTTGCGCCAAACTTCACTTTGTCGTGCCCCATGGCAATGCTAAAGCCACCATACAGGGACGCGCGCGACGCAACGAATGGATCAGCACGATGCCGACAACCGTAAAGAAGCGGTCGGTGGTCGTTGGTGGCCATCGCACTAGCATTTCGCTCGAACGCGCCTTCTGGGATGCGCTGCGTCGTCTCGCCCAGGCCGAGGGCAAGACCATCAATCAGATGGTGAGCGATATCGACGCGGCGCGGCAGGGCAATCTGTCCAGCGCGATCCGGGTCTATGTGCTCAGCCGCGCCAGCCAGGGCCACCTGCCGCCGGAGAATAATCCCCCAGGCATATTGCCTGCGGAGGAAGACGACGACAGTTAGGCGGCATCGCCAGTCTCGATGCCGCCGCAGGCGGAGACGAGACCATGCGCAAGCCTTTCCTCATCCTGCTGCCGCTGCTGGCCCTGGGCCTGGCCGCCTGCGACCAGCCGGCGCCGCCGCCCGAACCGATCCGCCCGGTGCGCATCGCCACCGTATCGCCGCAGGCCTATGAAGGCCGCTCCACCTATACCGGCGAAGTGCGCGCCCGCTACGAGACCAATCTGGCTTTCCGCATCGGCGGCAAGATCGTCGCCCGTTATGTCGAGATCGGCTCGGAAGTGAAGAAGGGCACGCTGCTGGCCCGACTCGATCCCGAGGATACCCGGCTCGCCATCGAGAATGCCCGCGCGCAGCTCAATGCCGCCCAGGCCGATCATAACCAGGCGCAGACCGATCTGGCGCGCTATCGCAAACTGTTCGAGACCAAGGTGATCAGCCAGGCCGAGATCGACCGCCGCACGACTGTTGCGGATTCGGCTCAGGCTAGGCTGGAAAGCGCGCGCTCGCAGTTGCGCGTGATGCAGAACCAGCAGGGCTATACCGAGCTGCAGGCCGATGCCGATGGCGTCGTCACCTCGATCTCGGTGGAGGCAGGCCAGGTGGTGGCGGCCGGCCAGACCGTGCTGCGGCTGGCGCGGCCGGAAGAAAAGGAAGTGGTGTTCAGCGTCGCCGAGAACCGGCTCGACGAACTGCGCCATGCCTCGGCAATCCGCCTGGCGCTGTGGTCGCAGCCGGAGCAGACCTATGCCGGCGTGGTGCGCGAGATCGCGCCGGGCGCCGACCCGGTGACGCGGACCTATGCCGTGAAGGTCAGCGTACAGAATCCGCCGCCGACCATGCGGCTCGGCATGACCGCCAGTGTCACCATCGTGCGGCGCGGCGACGAGCGCATGGTGGCCCTGCCGCTCTCCGCGCTCTACCAGGAACAGGCGGCGGCTCAGGCGGGTGGCCAGCCTTCGCAGATCCGGCCTGCCGTTTGGGTCTACGATGCGGCGACCGAAACCGTGAATCTGCGCCCGGTGCAGGTCTCTGCCTATGTCGAGAAGTATGTGCTGATCACCGATGGCCTGAAGCATGGCGAGAAGGTGGTGACGGCCGGCGTGCATAAGCTGATCCCGAACCAGAAAGTGCGGCTGCTGCCGGAGACGGCGGAGGCCAAGCTGTGAATCAGGCCGAGCTTGAACGCTACAATCTTTCCGCCTGGGCCCTGAAGCATCCATCATTGATCGGCTTCCTGATCGTGGTGCTGATGCTGGCCGGCACGATGTCATATTTCAGCCTGGGCCGGGCCGAAGATCCGGATTTCACGTTCAAGCTGATGATCGTGCGCACCAACTGGCCGGGCGCCACGGCGCGCGAGATGGAGCAGCAGGTCACCGACAAGGTGGAAAAGAAGCTGCAGGAGACGCCGTATTTAAGCCACGTGATGAGCTATTCCAAGGCGGGTGAATCCACGGTCTATGTCGTGCTGCGCGACGACACACCGCCGAAGCAGGTTGAGGGCGTGTGGTATCAGGTGCGCAAGAAGGTGAACGATATCCGGCATACCCTGCCGCAGGGTGCGCAGGGGCCATTCTTCAATGATGAATTCGGCGACACCTTCGGCACCATCTATGCCTTCACCAGCGATGGCTTCAGCCACCGCGAATTGAAGGATTATGTGGAAGCGGTGCGCGAGGAAGTGTTGCGCGTGCGCGATGTCGGCAAGGCCGACCTGCTCGGCGTGCAGCCGGAACGCATCTATATCGAATTCTCCAACAAGAAGTTGGCCAGTCTGGGCGTCTCGCCGCAGCAGATCATCAATATCGTGCAGCAGCAGAATAACCAGGTGGCTTCCGGTCTGGTGCAGACCGCATCTGACCGTATCTACACCCGCGTTTCGGGCGATTTCGAAGATGTTCGGGCGCTGACCGAACTCTCGATCCAGGCCAATGGCCGCCTGCTGCGGCTTGGCGACATCGCCGATATCAAGCGCGATTACATCGACCCGCCCTCGGCGCAGTTCCGCTATAACGGCGAACCCGCCATCGGCCTCGCCATTTCGATGGCCAAGGGCGGCAACATGATCCAGCTCGGTGAGCGACTGGCGCCGGTGCTGAAACAGATCAAGGCCGACATGCCGATCGGCATCGATGTTCACCAGGTCGCCGACCAGCCCAAAGTGGTGCAGCGCAGTATCGACGAATTCATGAAGGTGCTGCTGGAAGCCGTGGTGATCGTGCTCGGCGTCAGTTTCCTCAGCCTCGGCCTGCGCTCCGGTCTGGTGGTGGCGCTCTGCATCCCGCTGGTGCTGGCCATTACCTTCTCGGCGATGCAGATTTTCGGCATCGACTTCCAGCGTATTTCGCTTGGCGCCCTGATCATCGCGCTCGGCCTGCTGGTGGATGATGCCATCATCGCGGTGGAAATGATGCAGGTGAAGATGGAGGAGGGCATGGACCGGTTCCATGCCGCCAGCTTCGCCTACAAATCCACTGCCTTCCCGATGCTCACCGGCACATTGATCACGGCGGCCGGCTTCGTGCCGGTGGGTTTCGCCAAGTCCTCGGCCGGCGAATACACCTTCTCGATCTTCGCGGTGGTCACCATATCGCTGGTGGTATCCTGGATCGTGGCGGTGATCTTCACGCCGTTCATCGGCTACAAGCTGCTGCCCAATCCGAAGCCGGGGCATTCCCATGAGGATGTCCATAAGCGCGGCATCTACCGCTTTATCCGCCCGGTGGTGGCCTGGTGCGTGCGCTTCAAGTGGATCGTCATTGCCGTCACGCTCGGCATCTTCGCGCTGTCGGTTTTCGGCTTCAAATTCGTGCAGCAGCAATTCTTCCCGTCATCGAACCGCCCGGAATTGATGGTGGACCTGCGGTTGCCGCAGGGCGCCAGCATTGCAGCCACGCAGGAAGAGGCGCTGAAGCTCGAGGCGATGCTGAAAGGTGATCCCGATATCGAGAATTTCACCACCTATGTCGGCAGCGGTGCGCCGCGCTTCTACCTGCCACTGGATATCCAGTTGCCGAACGACAATTTCGCGCAGGTCGTGGTGCTGACCAAGGGCGATGCCGAGCGTGAGCGCCTGCGTACCAAGCTGATGCAGGCCTTCCAGGAGGATTTCACCCTGCTGCGCGGCCGCGTCAATCGCCTGGAAAACGGCCCGCCGGTCGGCTTCCCGGTGCAGTTTCGCGTCAGTGGCCCGGATCCGCTGGAAGTGCGGCGCATCGCCTTCGCCGCCGCCGATGTGCTGCGCGCCAATCCGAATACCCGTGATGTAAACCTGGACTGGAACGAGCTGTCCAAGGTGGTGAAGCTGAATGTCGACCAGGCCAAGGCACGCCTGCTTGGCATCTCCTCGCAGGATCTCGCCGGTGCGCTGAACGCGGCGCTTACCGGCGTTACCATCACGCAATACCGCGAAGGCAAGGAACTGATCGACGTGGTGGCGCGTGCCGAGGCCGCCGAACGCCTGAGCCTTTCCGGCATTAAGGATTTGAATGTCGGCGGTGGCGAAAGCGCGCGGCCGGTGCCGCTGACCCAGGTGGCGGATGTGAATTACGCCATGGAGGAAGGCATCATCTGGCGCCGCGACCGACAGCCGGTGATCACCGTGCGTGCCGATGTGGTGGATGGCATCCAGGCGCCGGTGGTGTCGATGCAGATCGACCCGCTGCTGAACGAATTGCGCAAGCAGTTGCAGCCCGGCTATCGCATCGTCATGGGCGGTGCCATCGAGGAAAGTGCCAAGGGCAACGCCTCGCTGGCTGCCGTGATGCCGGTGATGGTGCTGATCATGGTGACGCTGCTGGTGGTGCAGTTGCAGTCGGTGTCGCGCATGCTGCTGGTGCTGCTCACCGCACCGCTCGGCCTGATCGGCATTACCGCAGCTTTGCTGCTCTTCAATGTGCCGTTCGGCTTCGTGGCTTTGCTCGGCGCCATCGCGCTGGCTGGCATGATCATGCGCAATTCGGTGATCCTGGTCGATCAGATCGAGCAGGATATCCGTGCCGGCCATGCCGCTTTCGATGCCATCGTGGACGCGACGATGCGGCGTTTCCGCCCCATCGTGCTTACCGCGCTGGCGGCAATCCTGGCGATGATTCCGCTCTCGCGCTCCAATTTCTGGGGCCCGATGGCGGTGGCGATCATGGGCGGCCTGGCGGCGGCGACGCTGCTGACGGTGCTGTTCCTGCCGGCACTCTACGCCGCCTGGTTCCGCATCAAGCCCCAGGCGAAGCCGGTGGCGTAAATCCTAGCCGTTGAGATGGCAGGCGGAGAGGCGGCCCGGCGCGATCTGGCGCAGGGCCGGCTTCTCCGTCTTGCAGCGCGCCATGGCCTGCGGGCAGCGGGGATGGAAATGGCAACCGCTCGGCGGTTCCAGCGGTGAGGGGATTTCGCCGCTGATCGGCATGTAGTCGCGCCGCTTGGCTTCCAGCTTCGGTGCCTCGGCCAGCAGGGCCTGGGTGTAGGGGTGGTTGGCGCCCTTGAACAATTCTTCCGTTGGCGCGCTTTCCACCACGCGGCCGAGATACATGATCACCACGCGGTCGGAGAGATGCTCTACCACGGCCAGGTTATGGCTGATGAACAGGTATGTCAGGTTCAGCCGCTCGCGCAGGTCCATGAACAGGTTCAGCACCTGGGCCTGGATAGACACGTCGAGCGCGGCCACGGCCTCGTCGCAGACGATGAAGCGCGGCTTCACTGCTAACGCGCGGGCGATGCCGATGCGCTGGCGCTGGCCACCGGAGAACTGGTGCGGAAACCGCTTCTTGTAGCGCGGATCCAGGCCGACCTGCAGCAGCATTTCCTCGACATAGGAATCGAACTGCGACCGCGTGATCAGGCCATGGGCCAGCGGCGCCTCGCCGATGATGTCTTCCACCCGCATGCGCGGATTGAGCGAGGCATAAGGGTCCTGGAAGATCATCTGCACGGCGAGCTTGTATGCCTTGTGCTCGGCCGGCGTCATGCTGGCGAGGTCCTTGCCTTCGAAGCTGATCTGGCCGTCGCTCTGGTCCATGATGCCGGCGACGATGCGGCCCAGTGTGCTCTTGCCGCAGCCGCTTTCGCCTACCAGGCCGACCACTTCGCCCTGCTGGATTTGCAGCGACACGCTGTCCACCGCATGCACAGCGCGTTCTTTCAGCCCGGCGCCGAGCAGGTTGGCCAGCTTGGCGGCGAAATCGAGTTTCCACACGAAGCGCTTGGAAACGCCCTTGAGTTCGAGCATCGCCATCACGCCGCTCCTTCCAGCGGATGCCAGCAACGTACGTCATGGCCCGGCGCCAGGGGCAACAGGTCTGGTATCGCCTCGCAGGCGGCATCGGCGCGGCTGCAGCGCGTCTTGAAGCGGCAGCCCGGCGGCAGGTTCAGCAGCGGCGGCGTCATGCCGGGAATCTGGAACAGCCGCTTGCCGCGCTGGCCGGTATTGGTATGTGCGCCGGGCACAGAGCCGATCAGGCCGGCGGTGTAGGGGTGGCGCGGAGCTTCGATCACAGCGGCGACGCTGCCGGTTTCGACGATGCGGCCGGCATACATAACCATGACACGGTCGGCGAGGCCGGCCACCACGGAAAGGTCGTGCGTAATCCAGATCAGCGCCGTGCCGGTCTCGCGACAGAGCTTGCGCACTTCATAGAGGATTTGGCCCTGGATGGTCACATCCAGCGCCGTGGTCGGCTCATCGGCGATGATCAGTTCCGGTTTGTTCAGCAGCGCGATGGCTATGGCGATGCGCTGGCGCATGCCGCCGGAAAGCTGGTGCGGATAGGCCTGCAGGCGGTCTTCCGGCGCGGCGATGCCGACAGCCTTCAGCGTCTCGATGCAGCGGGCGCGGGCGGCGGCCTCAGTGATCTTCTCATGCGCCAGCACGCCCTCGATCATCTGCGTGTCGACACGCAGCACCGGATTGAGCGTCATCATCGGGTCCTGGAAGATCATGGCAATGCTTTTGCCGCGCAATTGGCGCAGCCGCGCCGGCTTGGCCTGGGCGATATCCTCGCCCTTGAACAGCACGCGGCCATTGGCGATATGGCCGGGCTGATCGAGCAGGCCGATGATGGAAAAGCCGGTGATGCTTTTGCCCGAGCCGCTTTCTCCCACCAGGCCCAGGATTTCGCCTGGCGCTACTTCAAAACTGACGCCATCCACCGCGCGCACGATGCCGTCGCGCGTCGGGAAATGGGTCTCCAGATTCTCGACCTTCAGCGTGGGCGTCATGGATCAGCGCTTCAAACGGGGATTGAGCACGTCGCGGAGCTGGTCGCCCACGAGATTGATGGCGACGATCACCACGGTGAGCGCGATGCCCGGGAACATGGAAATCCAGTAGACGCCGGAAAGCAGGTAGTCGAAGCCGTTGGCAATCAGCATGCCCAGCGAAGGTTCCGTGACGGGCACGCCAAGGCCGAGGAAGCTGAGCGTGGCTTCCAGCGTGATCGCGCGCGCGATGTCGATGGTGGCGATCACGATCAGCGGCGGCAGGCAGTTCGGCAGCAGGTGGCGCCACAGGATGCGGCTCTGCTTCAGGCCCAGGCAGCGCGCGGCTTCCACGTATTCCTTGTTGCGTTCCACCAGGGCGGCGCCGCGCGCGGCACGGGCGAAATACGCCCATTGCACCGCCACCAGTGCCATGATCACCTTGTCGACGCCGTTGCCCAGCACCGCCAGCAGGATCAGCGCCACCAGGATGGCGGGGAAGGAAAGCTGGATATCGACGATGCGCATGATCAGGGCTTCGACGCCGCCGCCGAAATACGCCGCGGCGAGACCGGCGGCCGCACCGATCGCAAGGGCGCAGGATACGGCGACCACGCCGACGAACAGGCTGATGCGCAGGCCATGCAGCATGGCGGAAAGCATGTCGCGGCCCTGGCCATCGGAGCCGAGCATAAAGACGAAGCCATCGCCCGAGAGCGCGCCGGGCGGCAGGCGCGAATCCATGATGTCGAGCTTGGCGAGATCGTAGGGATTCTGCGGCGACAGCCAAGGTGCCAGCAGAGCCGCCGTGATGGCCAGCACGAACAGCGCGAGGCCGAACAGCGCCAGCTTGCTTTCGGCGAATTCCGAAACGATGCGCTGCAGCGGGGTTTGCGCTTTTACCAGTTTGACGGTGGCGGGGAGGGCTGCGTCGGTCACTTGGCACCTCCCAGCCGCACACGCGGATCCAGCACGGTGTAGAGGATGTCCACCACCAGATTGATCACTACCAGCAGGAACACCACGATGATCAGGTAGGCGACGATCACCGGGCGGTCGAGCTGGTTGATCGAGTCGATCAGCAGCTTGCCCATGCCTGGCCAGGAGAAGATGGTTTCAGTGATCACCGCGAAGGCAATCAGCGCGCCGAGTTCCAGGCCGGTGACGGTGACGACAGGCACCAGGATGTTTTTCAGGATATGCACGCCGACCACGCGGCGTTCATCCAGACCCTTGGCGCGGGCGAATTTCACATAATCCATCAGCATCACCTCGCGCGCCGTGGCGCGCGCCAGACGCACGATCAGGGCGCATTTCGACAGCGCCAGGGTGACGGCCGGCAGCAGGATGTGGTGCCAGCCTTTCGCGGTCAGCACGCTCAAATGCAGGCCCATTACATCCACCGTTGGGCCACGGCCCGAGGCCGGCATCAGGCCGAGCTGCACGGCGAAAACCATGATCAGCATCAGGCCGACCCAGAAATTCGGCAGGCTGAAGCCCAGGATCGAGCCGGCCATGATGGCGCGGGCGCCGAAGCTTTCATGGCGCAGGCCTGCATATACGCCAAGCGGCAGGCCGATCACCACAGCCATTACCGTGGCGGTGATGGCGAGTTCCAGCGTCGCCGGCATGCGTTCCAGGATCAGGCTCATGGCCGGCTGGCCATAGACGAAGGATTTGCCGAATTCGCCGGAAAAGGCGGAGCCGACGAAGCGCATATATTGCACCCACACCGGCTGATCGAGGCCCAGTGCGGCGGCGATCTGCTCGCGGTCGATCTCGGTGGCCTCGGGGCTTGCCAGCACCGCCAGCGGGTCGCCCAGCAGGTAGATGCCGCCGAAAACCAGCACCGACATAACCGCCACGACCAGCGCTGCCTGCAGCAGCCGCCGGATAATGAATACCAACATCCCCCGATGTCCCTGTTGTTATACTGTCATGGATGCTAGCCGAAAGCCTGGCACGGAGCCAGCCTGATATACGGGCAGCCTGTTATTCGGGCGTTAGCAATCGCGCCGCTATTCAGGCGGCAGCAAGCGTGCCGTGCCGGAAACCCGGATCGATGCACCGGGCTCGGCGGAAATTTCCGCCCTGAGGCGCGAGCGCATGCCCATATCCTCGCCCTGCACGATGTCGATCACGCCACCATGCGGCCAGCCGATCTCGCGCAAATAGCCGGCCAGCGCCGCTGTTGCCGCACCGGTTGCCGGGTCTTCATAGACGCCACCGGCGGCGAAGGGATTGCGCGTGTGGAAAAGCTGCGCGCTCTCGGCGTAGATGAGAATGATTGTTACCAGCCCAGCTTGCTGCATCAGGGCGCGCCCGGCCTCGAAGTCGTAGCGCATGGCGCCGAGTGCTGTGCGGCTGTTCAGTGCCAGCACCAGATGCCGCGCACCGGCATCGGCGATGGCCGGCGGAATGCGCCAATCCAGATCCGCATTCGTGTAGCCGAACAGCGCCAGTGTGTCGGCCACCAGTTTCGGCTCTGCAGTCCTGCTGCTGGTCGGCGGCGATTGCAGTGCGGCGGCGATGGTGCTGCCATCGCGCCGCCCGGTCACGGTGATGGCGGCATCATTCAGGGTCAAGGCGAATTCGCCATCGCCGCATTGCAGCGCCAGCGCGGCGCCCAGCGCAATCGTGGCATGGCCGCAGAACGGCACTTCCATGCCGGGCGCGAAATAGCGCACGCGCCAGGTTTTGTCGCTCAGCGGTGCCGCGAAAGCTGTTTCGGAATAACCGACTTCGGCGGCAATGGCCTGCATCTCGGCGGCAGACGGGAGCGCATCAGCAATCACCACGCCGGCGGGATTGCCGCCAATCTCGCCATCGGAAAATGCCGCTAACCGTTGTACCTGTATCGGGCGCTTTACCTGCATGCTCAGCCTCGCTGGTGTTGCGTGAGGCTAACCAATGCGGCGCGAAGCAGCCAGAATTGAATTGTCAGGCTGCAATTGCTGCCGCAGCGTCAGGTGCGCTGCGGCTAGCGTGAATCAGGCGGCGTCTTCGCTGCCGTCGATCTCTTCCAGCGGCTCGGCGGCCACCGGTGCGTTGGCTTCGCGGTCGGCGCGGGCGCGCTCGCGGGCTTCGCGCTTTTCCTTGTTGTCGCGGCGCTTGGCGGCGAGCAGCAGCACGCGGTCGAGTTCCGACTGGCTGCAGATGCCGAGGCTGACCGGATCGCGCGGCTTGATGTTGGGCGCGTTCCAATGCGTGCGCGAACGCACCGAGTCAATCGTCGCCTTGGTGGTGCCGAGCAGCTTCTGCACCTGTGCATCGCCCACTTCCGGGTGATACTTCAGCAGCCAGGCGATGGCATCGGGGCGATCCTGGCGCTTCGAGAGCGGCGTGTAGCGCGCGCCCTTGGTCTTCTGGCGTGCCAGCGGCACGGTCGGCTCCAGCAGCTTCAGGTTCGCCGCCGGGTTGGCTTCGCAGCGCGCGATCTCTTCTGGCGTCAACTGGTTGTTGGCGATCGGGTCCTGGCCGACGATGCCGACGGCCACTTCGCCATCGGCAATGCCCTTCACTTCCAGCGGA is a genomic window containing:
- a CDS encoding ABC transporter substrate-binding protein, which translates into the protein MTTMFKLSAAVLGLGLALGATGPAEAQTKFKFTLDWAFQGPTSAFLYADQKGYYKAEGLDVTLDAGQGSAGALQRVATGAYEMGFADVNALIEYNVANPDKQVKAVMMAYDAPPFGVYALKSSGIKTPKDLEGKKLGAPVFDASFKLFPAFAAKTGIDKSKVTSVNLAPPLREPSLKNGSVDFISGHYFSSFLDLKKIGVKPEDIVPLIYADYGMDFYGNAVIASPAFMQANPNAIKGFVKATIKAWKEIAADPTLGARAAKTRDGLIDEGLELERLYMSLERNVLTPWVKKNGFGDVDTARLERSAQAVASAVGLARAPKASELFTDAFLPPKADRMMPSK
- a CDS encoding pyridoxal phosphate-dependent aminotransferase translates to MPFLSEALGRIKPSATIAATQKARALKAAGRDVIGLGAGEPDFDTPENIRIAAKAAIDRGETRYTDVDGTAALKQAIAAKFKRENGLDYKPEQISVGTGGKQVLFNALLATVNPGDEVIIPAPYWVSYPDIVNFAGGTPVALPTTAEHGFKVQAADLDKAITPKTKWLILNSPSNPSGAAYTRDELKALTDVLLKHPHVWILTDDMYEHLVYDNFVFTTPAQVEPKLYDRTLTMNGVSKSYCMTGWRIGYAAGPVQLIKAMGSLQSQSTSNPSSISQAAAVEALNGPQDFIPKNNAVFKARRDLVVSMLNQAKGITCPKPEGAFYVYPSCAGTIGKTSAGGVKINNDEDFCNALLEEAGVAVVFGAAFGLSPHFRISYATSTEVLKDACTRIQDFCSKLT
- a CDS encoding ribbon-helix-helix domain-containing protein, whose amino-acid sequence is MPTTVKKRSVVVGGHRTSISLERAFWDALRRLAQAEGKTINQMVSDIDAARQGNLSSAIRVYVLSRASQGHLPPENNPPGILPAEEDDDS
- a CDS encoding efflux RND transporter periplasmic adaptor subunit produces the protein MRKPFLILLPLLALGLAACDQPAPPPEPIRPVRIATVSPQAYEGRSTYTGEVRARYETNLAFRIGGKIVARYVEIGSEVKKGTLLARLDPEDTRLAIENARAQLNAAQADHNQAQTDLARYRKLFETKVISQAEIDRRTTVADSAQARLESARSQLRVMQNQQGYTELQADADGVVTSISVEAGQVVAAGQTVLRLARPEEKEVVFSVAENRLDELRHASAIRLALWSQPEQTYAGVVREIAPGADPVTRTYAVKVSVQNPPPTMRLGMTASVTIVRRGDERMVALPLSALYQEQAAAQAGGQPSQIRPAVWVYDAATETVNLRPVQVSAYVEKYVLITDGLKHGEKVVTAGVHKLIPNQKVRLLPETAEAKL
- a CDS encoding efflux RND transporter permease subunit; protein product: MNQAELERYNLSAWALKHPSLIGFLIVVLMLAGTMSYFSLGRAEDPDFTFKLMIVRTNWPGATAREMEQQVTDKVEKKLQETPYLSHVMSYSKAGESTVYVVLRDDTPPKQVEGVWYQVRKKVNDIRHTLPQGAQGPFFNDEFGDTFGTIYAFTSDGFSHRELKDYVEAVREEVLRVRDVGKADLLGVQPERIYIEFSNKKLASLGVSPQQIINIVQQQNNQVASGLVQTASDRIYTRVSGDFEDVRALTELSIQANGRLLRLGDIADIKRDYIDPPSAQFRYNGEPAIGLAISMAKGGNMIQLGERLAPVLKQIKADMPIGIDVHQVADQPKVVQRSIDEFMKVLLEAVVIVLGVSFLSLGLRSGLVVALCIPLVLAITFSAMQIFGIDFQRISLGALIIALGLLVDDAIIAVEMMQVKMEEGMDRFHAASFAYKSTAFPMLTGTLITAAGFVPVGFAKSSAGEYTFSIFAVVTISLVVSWIVAVIFTPFIGYKLLPNPKPGHSHEDVHKRGIYRFIRPVVAWCVRFKWIVIAVTLGIFALSVFGFKFVQQQFFPSSNRPELMVDLRLPQGASIAATQEEALKLEAMLKGDPDIENFTTYVGSGAPRFYLPLDIQLPNDNFAQVVVLTKGDAERERLRTKLMQAFQEDFTLLRGRVNRLENGPPVGFPVQFRVSGPDPLEVRRIAFAAADVLRANPNTRDVNLDWNELSKVVKLNVDQAKARLLGISSQDLAGALNAALTGVTITQYREGKELIDVVARAEAAERLSLSGIKDLNVGGGESARPVPLTQVADVNYAMEEGIIWRRDRQPVITVRADVVDGIQAPVVSMQIDPLLNELRKQLQPGYRIVMGGAIEESAKGNASLAAVMPVMVLIMVTLLVVQLQSVSRMLLVLLTAPLGLIGITAALLLFNVPFGFVALLGAIALAGMIMRNSVILVDQIEQDIRAGHAAFDAIVDATMRRFRPIVLTALAAILAMIPLSRSNFWGPMAVAIMGGLAAATLLTVLFLPALYAAWFRIKPQAKPVA
- a CDS encoding ABC transporter ATP-binding protein, translated to MAMLELKGVSKRFVWKLDFAAKLANLLGAGLKERAVHAVDSVSLQIQQGEVVGLVGESGCGKSTLGRIVAGIMDQSDGQISFEGKDLASMTPAEHKAYKLAVQMIFQDPYASLNPRMRVEDIIGEAPLAHGLITRSQFDSYVEEMLLQVGLDPRYKKRFPHQFSGGQRQRIGIARALAVKPRFIVCDEAVAALDVSIQAQVLNLFMDLRERLNLTYLFISHNLAVVEHLSDRVVIMYLGRVVESAPTEELFKGANHPYTQALLAEAPKLEAKRRDYMPISGEIPSPLEPPSGCHFHPRCPQAMARCKTEKPALRQIAPGRLSACHLNG
- a CDS encoding ABC transporter ATP-binding protein; amino-acid sequence: MTPTLKVENLETHFPTRDGIVRAVDGVSFEVAPGEILGLVGESGSGKSITGFSIIGLLDQPGHIANGRVLFKGEDIAQAKPARLRQLRGKSIAMIFQDPMMTLNPVLRVDTQMIEGVLAHEKITEAAARARCIETLKAVGIAAPEDRLQAYPHQLSGGMRQRIAIAIALLNKPELIIADEPTTALDVTIQGQILYEVRKLCRETGTALIWITHDLSVVAGLADRVMVMYAGRIVETGSVAAVIEAPRHPYTAGLIGSVPGAHTNTGQRGKRLFQIPGMTPPLLNLPPGCRFKTRCSRADAACEAIPDLLPLAPGHDVRCWHPLEGAA
- a CDS encoding ABC transporter permease, whose product is MTDAALPATVKLVKAQTPLQRIVSEFAESKLALFGLALFVLAITAALLAPWLSPQNPYDLAKLDIMDSRLPPGALSGDGFVFMLGSDGQGRDMLSAMLHGLRISLFVGVVAVSCALAIGAAAGLAAAYFGGGVEALIMRIVDIQLSFPAILVALILLAVLGNGVDKVIMALVAVQWAYFARAARGAALVERNKEYVEAARCLGLKQSRILWRHLLPNCLPPLIVIATIDIARAITLEATLSFLGLGVPVTEPSLGMLIANGFDYLLSGVYWISMFPGIALTVVIVAINLVGDQLRDVLNPRLKR